Sequence from the Notamacropus eugenii isolate mMacEug1 chromosome 6, mMacEug1.pri_v2, whole genome shotgun sequence genome:
CCTCTACTTCAACACTTAATGCAATGTTTTTCCTGTGAAGGCCCAAGATAGCTGTGACCAAATCATCCATCAGCTTTGGTCACCCACTCAGGTGGTCCTTAGGGAGGTGGGCTGGAACAGGATGAGGTAGAATGGCCCTGAGCCTTGGAGATaaggataataacaataatgatagttaaccagcatttatatagtgcttactatgtgccaggcactgggctaagcacatTACAATGACTgcattgaatcctcacaacaaccttgtgaggtaggtgttattattatcaccattttacagatgaggaaactgaggcaaacagcagttaagtgacctgcccaaggacATACACCTAGTctatgaagctggatttgaacttaggtctgactccaggcctgtcactcCATCCACTTCAATACCTAGCTGTCACCATCCCATCCCACTCCCAAACCCCAGAATCACGAACTCCTTATGTTCACAGTACCTAATGTGTCTAAGAAGTCCAGAAAAATCTAGGCATAGAAAAAGCTTTATGAAGGGTTGGGAAccggaggagagaagaaagaggcatGTGGACTCTTCTCTAACAAAAAGGACAGGCCTAAGATGTGGGTTTTGTTGCCCACAGAAGTCTTGTCATTCTGGCTTTGGGCTAATGTGAGCTGTTGCCCCTTCTTGTTAAGTCCTTATGCTGTATCCCTCTGCACCCATACACTGTCCCCTCAAGTCATACAACTTGCTAGGCCCCACCTACTGGCTTTAGACTTTGCCCTAAAACCCAGGGCTGACGGATCTGGCCAGCCTCATGTCTAAGCACTGGGGCGGGAAAAGGCGGCATTCCTGTTTGTGGCTCATCTCCAGGTTGGTTCCTTAGGCAGAGGTCACTGCAGAGCACAGGCATCCTTGTGATCTAGGTTGAGGTCCTGGGTGGGAGGTTCATTCCCTGATGAGACTCCAGTCATTTCTTCCCTCAGCTGATTGAGAAGGTCTCGGCTCTCACTGGCAGGCAAGTTACTCAGGAAGTAGGGGGGAGCCAACTCTACCAGCCTGGGAGAGGGAAATATGCTTTGCTGCTACTTCTCATAAAAGGTCATCTATCCTATTCTTCATTCATCCCTGATTTAAGAAACTCTTTCTTCCCTGAAGGCACTTACTCCTTCCCAAAAGATGCCCTAGGGCTCACCTcccaggggaaagaaagagggtaTTAGGCACTCACATGTGGGGTTCAAGCTCAGACACAATGGAGAGGCAGTTGTCTTGGGAGATGGAAAAGTTATGGTACAGCACCCAGGGTGGAGGTTGGGCTGGTGGGCGTCGACTTCTGTAGCAGCAGGATGGGGACAACTGGGCCACATGCTTGTGGGTCAGGAGCAGATAATTGCCAGCCCCGTCTGTGTCTCGAGCTACCTAAATGAGGGAGGCCAAAGGGTACAAGTGAAAGGGAAATAGTTGAAAATTGGAGAAGCCAATAAGGAAGGGGTTGGGAGGCAAGAGGGCAAAATCCCAAGTGGATTGCCGCCTCCCTCCAGTCTGACCTTCCTCCCTTAGCCCTGGCCCTCAAATGACCTCATAGAATCTCCTCCTAGCCAGGAGGaattcctctcctgacctgtttTGAGGAAACCCCTCCCAAAACCATCATTCTCAGCTTCTTTGGTCCCCCCCAGTCACACCTTGAGGAAGTACCCCGACACCAGGGCTCTCTGAAGATTTTTTCGATTCTGTTCAGAGCCAAATGCTGGTGGAGACAGGGGAAGTTCAATTCGACGCATCAGTTCCAGGAGCTCTCCCCGAAATGCCCGGGCCTGGCACAGTGCTGTCCAGCTCAGACCCCGATCCCGACACCAGTTCTCATCTTCCCCACCTAGGAGAAATAGGAATCACAGCCCACAGCCCTCCCTAGGTCTCTGTCCCCCTACTAGGCATTTTTGCCAGTCCCCAGCTCCACAACCCTACATGTGCTATTTTCCATTTCCAGGAAACCTTAGGAAAACCATGTCTGGACTGCTGAGGGGAGGGAGGTAACAGAGGGAGAAAGGCACTCACTCTGTATAAAGGTCTCATAGACTTGAATTAGGGTGCTGTGGTCACCATCTGGATGCTCCAATGCTCGTCGTCGGGCAGCCTCCTCTGCACACTTTGGGGGGCCCTCAAACCCAGGGGTAGCTGgagtgtgggggaggagggagcagaacAACGTTAGTGGGTGGAGCACCTAGAATTGCTGTCTCTCTTGAGGCTAAGCTCCAAAGACAGTGTCTGAGCTGGCTACATTGACTGGAAATGGGGTGTGTTCTTACTGGTGAGCATGGCTGCTAGGGTCAGCATCTCATCCACGCAGTCAAATTCACAAGCAGCCAGCAAGGCTTTGGCTAGCTCAGGAGGCAGGGGGAGCTCGGACAGAATGACCCCAAGGTCTGACAAGTCACCATCATCATCCAAGGCGGCCAGATAGTCCAGGTCTTCCAGAGCCTGCATCAGCGCCTCTGGGGCTAGAAAGGACAGAGAATGAGTCAGAGCTGGAGGAGTTTCTGAGGGGTCCAGCATCTCACTTGTCCATGGGGAGGTCGTCTCACCGGGCCGATCCAGAAAGTGACACTCTCCTGGCTCTGCAATGTGTCTCCTCTTCAGCAGCAGCACTAGTCGGCTGAGATTCTCCTCACATACCCGAGGTGGAGGAACTGAGGGAGCTCTTAGCTCCAAAAAAGACTTAGGATACAGGCGGAGGCAGGATCctgaagggagaaaatgaaggaaggattCCGAGAAAGGAGGTTCTCCTCTTTGCCTTCATTTAGGGGTGGTGTGCTTGTATTGGATTTCAGTTGGAACAAATGGGCTTCTTACCTAGTGGGGAGCCTTTGGTCCTCAGCCTCCTGGCTTCTGCTTGACTTTTGCTGATTGGCCTTATCACTTGGGACTCAGCTCGGATCTGAGGATTGTAAACCTATCCCCCACAGGTCTAGTCACAGATCAGTCTCCTATTTCTAGCCCAGCCAGCCCTTTGCACTCCCAGCCTCATCCTCTGCTCAAAGGCAGAGACCCTGTCCCTCACATTTCGAAGCTCCAGCCCTGAGTCAATGACGTGGTGGATTGAGGGGAGTGAGAAAGATGAGTCAGCCAGCCAATGAGTAACCACAACCTTTCGAGGGCTTCCCTCCACATCCTCATACACAGCCTGAACTGCCCGGCCAAGCCCAGCATGGAGTGGCAGCACCTGAAATGGGCTCAGCTCAGGACCCAAGCGCTCTGCTGCATTTCCAAGACACTCACAACACCGCAAAATGTCCTGTGGAAAGGTGGGGAGGTGCTGGCGTTAAGAAAAGGAACTGACTCTTGAAGACTTCCTTTCAGCATCTCTCATGATCCCACTCACCTCCTCACTGGGCAGGTAGACCAGCACATCCCCTGGAGCCCCACCCTGGTGTAACTCCAACACAGCTTGGCAGGCGGCACCCACCAAATCTATGGGAGCCGGATCCCTGTACACAGGAATAGGGCTCTCCTCAGGCCCCTGGGCCACCCGCACCACAGGAGGGTTACCCCAAAAGGCAGAGAGCTTGGCTTCAAAGGCTGGATCAGTGACCACAACTAATCGTGGGCCCTCGAGGCTGTTCCCCAACCCTGCATCCCGCAATAATCCCTGCAGCACATCGGAGGCCACTGTCCGTTCCTGGGCCTCATCCAGTACCAGAACACCCCAAGCTCCTGCCCCTCGAGCTGAGGCTGCTTCCTGTAATAGCAGCTTGTCCCAACAGAACCTGTcaacaaaaggaaaggagagaaggagtgTTTAGGAGTCAGGCTGAAACACAGCTTGCCCTAGAGGTATGGCAGTCACTACTACCCAGGACTTTGTGTTGTATGAGTCAGGACTCGctcatggatttagaactagaagggagaaGTCACAATCCAGTTCTCCCATAggtgagaaattgaggcagagatgGGTTATGTGACTAGTCCAAGGAAGTGGTGTTTGACTTCATAtctgcctgactccaagcttAGTGCTAGGCTGCCTCAGCAATATGGCGGCAAGATTGTAATCTTGGTACATGATGCCCTTTTTGGTCAGAGAAGGGGAAGGACTTGGGTCCCTGGGTGGAGTGACAAAAGTTTTAAGAACACAGCACAGGGAGTACAGAAAAGTAAGTAGGGACAGACTGGTGTCTATAGCCATTCAGGTGCAGCTGATTGTTTCTAAGAGGAGTGCTGGGTGAAGGGAGGATCCTGGGACTGAGGAGGAAGCACCCCACCTGAGCAGGGTGTCTGGTCCAGTACAGTCCTCCAAGGGGATGCTGTAGCCAACTTCACTGCCCAAGCTTAAATCCATTTCATCAGCTACTCGAAGAGCTAGGCTCAGGGCAGCTAAAGGCTGTGGCTGTGAGACGGTCACCCGGCCATACTGGAATCCCCTGGCCAGGGCAAACTCAGCACACCACTGAGGAACCTAGTCGGTGAGTCAAGAGACACACAAGCCTTGGGTCAGGGTTTAAATCATCAGGAGGGATCAGTCCGACTCAGGTCCGCAGGGTGGGCGTGGTTAATGTTCTCAGCCCCGCCCCCCAGCACTCCGCCCCCACCTGGGTGCTCTTGCCCGAGCCAGGTTCTCCGGACACCAGCACCACCCCGCTGGGGCTGCTCTCCAGCTGCTCAAGGAAGCTGAAGCGGGCCGCCCAGATGGGGAGGGCCCGGCGCTGGGCCAGAAGGGTGTAGTAGCGAGAAGAGAAGGGGAGTCCGTCGTAGGGATTCACGGC
This genomic interval carries:
- the DQX1 gene encoding ATP-dependent RNA helicase DQX1, whose amino-acid sequence is MLSVERRSLSFHGFPVLGGGGEAATPPTPGSRVEPEFTFVLNVEGGSGWVEWRPPGGAESTSQCRRLQLRSGSPAPREGPSLAAMSSEATGSTEESGPSPDGADLAVNPYDGLPFSSRYYTLLAQRRALPIWAARFSFLEQLESSPSGVVLVSGEPGSGKSTQVPQWCAEFALARGFQYGRVTVSQPQPLAALSLALRVADEMDLSLGSEVGYSIPLEDCTGPDTLLRFCWDKLLLQEAASARGAGAWGVLVLDEAQERTVASDVLQGLLRDAGLGNSLEGPRLVVVTDPAFEAKLSAFWGNPPVVRVAQGPEESPIPVYRDPAPIDLVGAACQAVLELHQGGAPGDVLVYLPSEEDILRCCECLGNAAERLGPELSPFQVLPLHAGLGRAVQAVYEDVEGSPRKVVVTHWLADSSFSLPSIHHVIDSGLELRNVYNPQIRAESQVIRPISKSQAEARRLRTKGSPLGSCLRLYPKSFLELRAPSVPPPRVCEENLSRLVLLLKRRHIAEPGECHFLDRPAPEALMQALEDLDYLAALDDDGDLSDLGVILSELPLPPELAKALLAACEFDCVDEMLTLAAMLTTTPGFEGPPKCAEEAARRRALEHPDGDHSTLIQVYETFIQSGEDENWCRDRGLSWTALCQARAFRGELLELMRRIELPLSPPAFGSEQNRKNLQRALVSGYFLKVARDTDGAGNYLLLTHKHVAQLSPSCCYRSRRPPAQPPPWVLYHNFSISQDNCLSIVSELEPHMLVELAPPYFLSNLPASESRDLLNQLREEMTGVSSGNEPPTQDLNLDHKDACALQ